In Microscilla marina ATCC 23134, the following proteins share a genomic window:
- a CDS encoding branched-chain amino acid aminotransferase: MTETVEEKLSIRTEKVEKSRLPEVDFENLPFGRVFSDHMFVADYKDNGWHDLRVVPYANISFSPAMSTLHYAQSIFEGMKAYKRADGGVYLFRPDENFNRMNISANRMCMPEIREEVFMDGLKELIKLDQGWVPGQEGSTLYIRPFMFAADDFIGVRPSDTYKFMIFTCPVASYYAEPVRVRIETDYTRAAKGGVGYAKTAGNYAASLYAARNAQKDGYHQVIWTDGAEHKYIEESGTMNLFFKIDGTLVTAALGDSVLNGITRKSIIQLAKDFGQPVEERRISVEEIDKALKEGRVEEAFGAGTAAVVSSIKTVGHQGTDYDLPPMVEGTFAYKVKETLHNIRMGKVEDKHQWMVKVN; encoded by the coding sequence ATGACAGAGACAGTAGAAGAAAAGTTAAGCATTAGGACAGAGAAAGTAGAAAAGTCACGTTTGCCTGAAGTTGATTTTGAAAATTTACCATTTGGGCGTGTGTTTTCTGATCACATGTTTGTTGCTGATTATAAAGATAATGGATGGCACGACCTAAGAGTTGTTCCTTATGCCAATATATCTTTTAGTCCGGCAATGTCTACTTTGCATTATGCACAGTCTATTTTTGAAGGAATGAAAGCTTATAAGCGAGCCGATGGAGGGGTATACTTATTCAGGCCAGACGAAAACTTTAACCGTATGAATATTTCGGCAAACCGTATGTGCATGCCCGAAATACGCGAAGAAGTTTTTATGGACGGCTTAAAAGAGCTCATTAAACTTGATCAGGGTTGGGTCCCAGGGCAAGAAGGAAGCACGCTTTACATTCGTCCGTTTATGTTTGCAGCTGATGATTTTATTGGGGTGCGTCCATCAGATACCTACAAGTTTATGATTTTTACTTGTCCGGTAGCCAGTTATTATGCGGAGCCGGTGCGGGTGCGTATCGAAACTGACTATACCCGTGCTGCAAAAGGAGGGGTAGGCTACGCCAAAACTGCCGGAAACTATGCAGCATCTTTGTATGCTGCACGCAATGCCCAAAAAGATGGTTATCACCAAGTGATTTGGACTGATGGAGCCGAACACAAATACATTGAAGAGTCAGGAACAATGAACTTGTTCTTTAAAATAGATGGAACCCTTGTTACTGCGGCATTGGGCGATAGTGTTTTGAATGGAATTACCCGTAAAAGCATTATACAACTGGCAAAAGACTTTGGACAACCTGTAGAAGAACGTCGCATTAGTGTAGAAGAAATAGACAAAGCACTGAAAGAGGGGAGGGTAGAAGAGGCTTTTGGTGCAGGTACTGCTGCAGTAGTATCTTCTATTAAAACCGTAGGGCACCAAGGGACTGATTATGACTTACCACCAATGGTAGAAGGAACCTTTGCTTA
- a CDS encoding ABC transporter ATP-binding protein yields the protein MNSENKKRIIQTSDIAKTYHMGSEVVKALKSISIDIYQGEYVAFMGPSGSGKSTLMNIIGCLDTPTSGTYILNDNDVSDLTENELAEIRNKEIGFVFQTFNLLPRNTALENVALPLIYAGYNKYDREEKALSALTSVGLGDRYRHKPNEMSGGQRQRVAIARALVNDPSIILADEPTGNLDSKTSYEIMDLFDELHQKGNTIIMVTHEDDIAHYAHRIVRLRDGLVETDIINTNVTRPEKPTSMPE from the coding sequence ATGAATTCAGAAAATAAAAAACGCATTATTCAAACCAGTGACATAGCCAAAACTTACCATATGGGAAGTGAAGTAGTCAAGGCGCTTAAGTCTATCTCTATTGATATTTATCAGGGAGAGTATGTGGCTTTTATGGGACCTTCGGGTTCGGGCAAGTCTACACTGATGAATATTATAGGTTGTTTGGATACGCCCACCAGTGGCACTTATATCCTGAACGACAATGATGTAAGTGACTTGACTGAAAACGAGTTGGCAGAGATTAGAAATAAAGAAATTGGGTTTGTTTTCCAGACATTTAACTTATTACCCCGAAATACTGCCCTTGAAAACGTAGCCTTACCACTGATATATGCGGGCTATAATAAATATGATCGGGAGGAAAAAGCCTTGTCTGCCCTTACAAGCGTAGGTTTGGGCGATCGTTATCGGCATAAACCCAACGAAATGTCAGGAGGACAACGCCAACGGGTGGCAATTGCCAGGGCTTTGGTAAACGATCCCAGTATTATCCTTGCAGATGAGCCCACGGGTAACCTGGACTCTAAAACCTCTTATGAGATTATGGATTTGTTTGATGAGTTGCACCAAAAAGGAAATACCATTATCATGGTAACACACGAGGACGACATAGCCCATTATGCACATAGAATAGTACGTTTACGCGACGGGTTGGTAGAAACAGACATCATCAATACCAATGTTACTCGTCCCGAAAAACCTACTTCTATGCCTGAGTAG
- a CDS encoding PD-(D/E)XK nuclease family protein: MTPLVAELQDLEVFEQFVLDEAHHLEKIEQYLNRFNLFEVLGVDTQTQQHSNFIAWLLDPKGSHGIGQFFLKQLITHFHYLSKPDKIRYSLGDFEKTEILRDYEGVDILVLNDEVKFTICIKNFLDIPLYNAEEVLQHNYKLIENRWPGDEYTNYYLYITPRHPLRFIKQEVYFQHLAYSTLRSMINQVLTHAYLDTQVAFFIQSYIDSVDKNMMEDDEHIRLAQQIYKRHHKAIEFIMQHKPNLSGIFTQVRQYFLAERHTEYKLLTPNDARVIRILPQEVYPIFVREQFASWEGSGAMFAIELFFEAERIWVQFCFGGIWGHKNKPEEKHRLQQIKTRYFDRMKTFSSLQSALVRDAKPTSSYPSIANFTLLKAEELSLDTPDMFDVFLERFKYFEQEVIRHWKHEVLLHLP, from the coding sequence ATGACACCACTTGTTGCCGAATTACAGGATTTGGAGGTATTTGAACAATTTGTGCTGGATGAAGCCCATCACCTCGAAAAAATTGAGCAATACCTCAATCGTTTTAACTTGTTTGAAGTATTGGGGGTTGATACACAAACCCAACAGCATTCTAACTTTATTGCCTGGTTGCTTGATCCTAAAGGCTCGCATGGTATCGGGCAGTTTTTTTTGAAGCAACTTATCACTCACTTTCATTATTTGAGCAAACCTGACAAAATCAGGTATAGCTTGGGCGATTTTGAGAAAACCGAAATATTAAGGGACTATGAGGGAGTAGATATATTGGTGTTGAATGATGAAGTAAAGTTTACTATTTGCATCAAAAACTTTTTGGACATACCATTGTACAACGCTGAAGAGGTACTGCAACACAATTACAAATTGATAGAAAACCGATGGCCAGGTGATGAATATACCAATTACTACCTGTATATTACCCCCCGACATCCTTTGAGATTTATCAAACAAGAGGTTTATTTTCAACATTTGGCTTATAGTACCCTTAGGTCAATGATAAACCAGGTGCTGACGCATGCTTACCTGGACACTCAAGTAGCATTTTTTATACAGTCATACATTGATAGTGTAGATAAAAACATGATGGAGGACGACGAACACATTCGCCTGGCACAGCAAATTTATAAACGGCACCACAAGGCAATTGAGTTTATCATGCAGCATAAACCCAACCTGTCAGGAATATTTACGCAAGTAAGGCAGTATTTTCTTGCCGAACGCCATACCGAGTATAAGTTGCTTACGCCTAATGATGCACGGGTGATAAGAATATTGCCCCAGGAGGTGTACCCTATTTTTGTGCGCGAGCAATTTGCTTCATGGGAAGGCTCAGGAGCTATGTTTGCCATTGAACTATTTTTTGAAGCAGAGCGTATTTGGGTTCAATTCTGCTTTGGGGGTATTTGGGGGCATAAGAACAAACCAGAAGAAAAGCATCGCCTACAACAAATCAAAACCAGGTATTTTGATCGAATGAAGACTTTTTCTTCATTACAAAGTGCGTTGGTACGTGATGCAAAACCTACCTCTAGCTATCCATCCATTGCTAACTTTACTTTGCTTAAAGCTGAAGAACTTTCGTTAGATACCCCTGATATGTTTGATGTGTTTTTAGAACGTTTCAAGTACTTCGAGCAAGAGGTTATTCGGCATTGGAAACATGAAGTTTTGCTTCACTTGCCCTAA
- a CDS encoding cob(I)yrinic acid a,c-diamide adenosyltransferase — protein sequence MKIYTKTGDKGKTSLIGGTRVSKSHLRIEAYGTVDELNSYIGLLSDQPVNKPHLAVLKEIQDRLFTIGSSLASDPEKSKMKIPDLLETDIALLESEMDKMNAVLPELRAFVLPGGHSSISFGHIARTVCRRAERMVIALQEVDFVADLVVQYLNRLSDYLFTLCRAMHQYMEIAETPWQPRMAKK from the coding sequence ATGAAAATATATACCAAAACCGGAGACAAAGGAAAGACATCGTTGATTGGAGGAACCAGGGTGTCAAAATCGCACTTGAGAATAGAAGCTTATGGCACAGTAGACGAGTTAAACTCTTATATTGGGCTGTTGAGCGATCAGCCAGTGAATAAACCACATCTGGCAGTATTGAAGGAAATCCAAGACCGCCTGTTTACCATTGGGTCATCGTTGGCGTCTGATCCTGAAAAGTCTAAAATGAAAATTCCTGATTTGCTGGAAACGGACATTGCTTTGCTGGAAAGCGAAATGGATAAGATGAATGCAGTATTGCCTGAACTTAGGGCGTTTGTATTGCCAGGAGGACACTCATCTATCTCGTTTGGACACATTGCACGAACAGTATGTCGACGAGCAGAACGAATGGTCATTGCTTTGCAAGAAGTAGATTTTGTGGCTGATTTGGTGGTACAATACCTCAATCGCCTTTCTGATTACTTGTTTACTTTGTGTAGGGCAATGCACCAATACATGGAGATAGCAGAAACCCCCTGGCAGCCCCGGATGGCTAAAAAGTAA